A single region of the Streptomyces sp. NBC_00425 genome encodes:
- a CDS encoding pPIWI_RE module domain-containing protein encodes MPAYRSTQATVLTFTSEATWPVTGYRTTCPPGMLALLEKAWDTRPGRRPRGGPDYLPTRSLRDLLTLIDPDITSVQTNPRDPAWLRARTEVDPDLLLIALSAWASARVAPHMPDTDWYSQLEGAGQLEWIPEELDLARHDLHANGTANPPSHVFNLLPSLVAEHLTSNGLQLLGHHRDLRLGPTRADGRRTLHLGAPETLTDTDGSAGASVDVLTFHLETVPGVPEVHLHVDLNMTRLATRPVEYIPRRGFSDPTASVLLSAKEGFVHRRERPMLLQSGVTIQRRGESSTWTWEPGVAEILARLTHHQPPSLDQLRTAPGDAAAQPFAAHLVHSTGMTYRCPDKDGAPPVRSVHDHPVGHGYQPRDHMEVLTRVAHQLEEKGLAPLAPTHKARTRAKALLPLELPDAPTYEIEVWVSSDRTWQGLQVAAAAKLGLTPGRSTATSAGFTGPINVTLHRCDPGDLTAGLPRSTNPDKAVRRAEYERSETERATRIAEAFPRLAEPIACIVEMEGAAYFSRTRQGDPKKLFKKTLPALRRNVQCLRPIAPANPNPGKAALAKRFADTDFATSDIERAAAALNDALRQAGHLPKIAVPQGIDGAFELITVWLVPAGERMIVPILIRQHTHEEPTAQLMPTPGSPTEHPMPLTALPEALTAGRGRVATRTSRAALAEFITGALALDSTADRLLLVRRARTSDREIWPWLQDSRIAFDQLVLPGVGMTDPAVTPAIRKPGDQPGLRIIRLRERSDRDAVPRSFGVTEELVRTGEESEELVPVTRYGRFSGVVQVGERAFWGINPRSAQNQTALGVTKLDPAEPGNRTKTCSNPTSLEIVPAFLQDGDNPADWAMYVHAQRRLHAHTTIATTWPAIAHLAELMEEYIL; translated from the coding sequence ATGCCCGCCTACCGCAGCACCCAAGCCACCGTCCTCACCTTCACATCGGAAGCCACCTGGCCCGTCACCGGCTATCGAACGACCTGCCCGCCGGGGATGCTCGCCCTCCTGGAGAAGGCGTGGGATACCCGGCCCGGCCGTCGCCCCCGCGGCGGGCCCGACTACCTGCCCACCCGCTCGCTGAGGGACCTGCTCACCCTCATCGACCCCGACATCACCTCCGTACAGACGAATCCCCGCGATCCCGCATGGCTCCGGGCCCGGACCGAGGTCGACCCGGACCTCCTTCTGATCGCTCTGTCGGCATGGGCCTCGGCCCGCGTGGCACCCCACATGCCCGACACCGACTGGTACAGCCAACTCGAAGGCGCCGGCCAACTGGAGTGGATCCCCGAGGAACTCGACCTCGCCCGCCACGACCTTCATGCCAACGGCACCGCCAACCCCCCGAGCCACGTCTTCAACCTCCTGCCCAGCCTCGTCGCCGAGCACCTCACCAGCAACGGGCTCCAACTTCTAGGACACCACCGCGACCTGCGGCTCGGTCCCACGCGCGCAGACGGCCGCCGTACCCTGCACCTCGGCGCACCCGAGACCCTCACCGACACAGACGGCTCGGCCGGAGCCAGTGTGGACGTCCTGACCTTCCACCTCGAGACAGTGCCCGGCGTCCCCGAAGTCCACCTCCACGTAGACCTGAACATGACACGCCTCGCGACGCGCCCAGTCGAGTACATCCCCCGCCGCGGATTCAGCGACCCGACCGCCAGCGTCCTCCTGTCCGCCAAGGAAGGATTCGTCCACCGCCGCGAGCGGCCCATGCTCCTGCAGAGCGGAGTCACCATCCAGCGGCGCGGGGAGAGCAGCACCTGGACCTGGGAGCCGGGCGTCGCCGAGATCCTCGCTCGCCTCACCCACCACCAGCCACCCAGCCTCGACCAACTGCGCACCGCGCCCGGCGACGCGGCAGCCCAGCCCTTCGCCGCCCACCTCGTCCACAGCACCGGCATGACCTACCGCTGCCCCGACAAGGACGGCGCCCCGCCGGTGCGCTCGGTCCACGACCACCCCGTCGGCCACGGTTACCAGCCCCGCGACCACATGGAGGTCCTCACCCGGGTCGCCCACCAGCTGGAGGAGAAGGGGCTGGCTCCGCTCGCGCCCACGCACAAGGCCCGGACCCGCGCCAAGGCGCTCCTGCCTCTGGAGCTGCCCGACGCCCCTACCTACGAAATCGAGGTATGGGTGTCCTCCGACCGGACCTGGCAGGGCCTGCAAGTCGCTGCCGCCGCGAAGCTCGGCCTGACCCCCGGCCGATCCACAGCGACTTCCGCCGGCTTCACGGGGCCGATCAACGTCACGCTCCACCGCTGCGACCCCGGGGACCTGACCGCCGGCCTTCCCCGTTCCACCAACCCCGACAAGGCCGTGCGACGCGCCGAGTACGAAAGGAGCGAGACCGAGCGCGCCACGAGGATCGCCGAAGCCTTCCCCCGCCTCGCCGAACCCATCGCCTGCATCGTGGAGATGGAAGGAGCCGCCTACTTCTCACGAACGCGCCAAGGCGATCCAAAGAAGCTCTTCAAGAAGACCCTCCCGGCTCTCCGCCGGAACGTCCAGTGCCTTCGCCCGATCGCCCCGGCCAACCCCAATCCCGGCAAAGCCGCCCTCGCCAAGCGCTTCGCCGACACCGACTTCGCCACGAGCGACATCGAACGCGCCGCCGCCGCCCTCAACGACGCGCTCCGCCAGGCCGGCCACCTGCCCAAGATCGCCGTACCCCAGGGCATCGACGGCGCCTTCGAACTGATCACGGTCTGGCTCGTCCCGGCGGGCGAACGGATGATCGTGCCCATCCTCATCCGGCAGCACACCCACGAAGAGCCCACCGCACAGCTCATGCCCACGCCCGGCAGCCCGACCGAGCACCCCATGCCGCTGACCGCACTTCCCGAGGCGCTGACCGCCGGCCGCGGACGCGTAGCCACCCGCACCTCACGCGCGGCCCTCGCCGAGTTCATCACCGGCGCCCTGGCCCTCGACTCCACAGCCGACCGGCTCCTGCTCGTACGCCGCGCGCGGACGAGCGATCGGGAGATCTGGCCGTGGCTGCAGGACAGCCGGATCGCCTTCGACCAGCTGGTCCTGCCAGGGGTCGGCATGACCGACCCCGCTGTGACTCCGGCGATCCGAAAGCCCGGCGACCAGCCCGGCCTGCGAATCATCCGGCTCCGGGAACGAAGCGACCGCGACGCGGTCCCCCGGTCCTTCGGAGTCACCGAGGAGCTGGTCAGGACCGGCGAGGAATCGGAAGAGCTGGTTCCTGTGACGAGGTACGGGCGGTTCTCCGGGGTCGTCCAGGTCGGAGAACGCGCGTTCTGGGGCATCAACCCCCGCTCGGCCCAGAACCAGACCGCGCTCGGCGTCACCAAGCTCGACCCGGCCGAACCGGGCAACCGAACCAAGACCTGCTCCAACCCGACTTCCCTGGAGATCGTGCCCGCGTTCCTCCAAGACGGAGACAACCCCGCCGACTGGGCAATGTATGTCCACGCCCAGCGACGTCTCCACGCCCACACGACGATCGCCACCACCTGGCCAGCCATCGCCCACCTCGCCGAACTGATGGAGGAGTACATCCTGTAA